The Sphingomicrobium aestuariivivum DNA window GACAGACCAGTATTTCAGTTCTGCGAGCGGAATCCGGCTTCCGGTGACGGCGCAGCGCACGAAGGTGCCGTGAGCGATCAGCCGGAAGGTGGCATCGTCATAATGAAGGCGCGCCTCGCGCCCGCCGCCCAGCAGCATGATCAGTCTCCGTTGTCGTCGCGGGCGTCGAAAAGGCCGCCCTGGTCGGGGGCGAGATAGGGTTTCCGCGCCCGCTTCGCAACGGGGCGGCGGGCAGGAGGTGCCCCCTCACCCGCCGGCACCACGGCAAGGCGCCCGTCGTGGAAGACGAGGTCCAATGTCCCCGCCCTTCTTGCGACCTCAACGCCGGTGACGACATCGTCCCCCGCCATGACCCGCACGAATCCCCGCTCGAGCGGCCCGTCGGGGTGCGCGAGCCTGGCCATGCTCCATGCAGCATCGAGCCGCTGCGACAGGTCGTCCAGTCGCCGCTCGATCGGTTCGGGCCGGAGCCGCGCGAGGATCGAGCGGCTGCGCGCCTCCTCGCGGCGATAGTGCTGGCGGAGCCCCGCAAGAGCGCGTTCGCCCTGCTGGTCGAGCCGCGCCTGCCCGCGCCGCGCGCCCTCGCGCAGCCCGTTGGCAAGGCGTTCTCCAGCAGCCGTCACCCGCTCCTGTCCGGCGACTACCCGGCGATCGAGCACCGCAGGCTGTTGCCTTGAGGCAACTGCTGACAGCCGAGCCGCCGCGGCCTGCGCCTGCATCACCAGCCCCGAGCGCAAGCCGCGCGCCGCTTCTGCGAGACGCCGCTGCGGCAAGTCGGTCAGTCGGCGGGCCGTGGGCAGCCGCTCGGCCAGCCCTGCCACCCGTTCGCCGCGCTCGCGCAGCGTGCGCGCCATGCGCTCGTTCATGCGGCGGTCGAGTTCGCCGAGCCAGCCCTTCAATTCGGCCAGCACCGGCACCGCCATCTCGGCAGCGGCGGTCGGGGTCGGGGCACGCTTGTCGGCGGCATGGTCGATGAGGGTGACGTCGGTCTCGTGGCCGACCGCGCTGATCAGCGGGATCGAGCAGTCGGCGGCGGCGCGCACCACCACTTCCTCGTTGAAGGCCCACAAATCCTCGATCGAGCCGCCCCCGCGTGCGACGATGAGGAGGTCGGGACGCGGCACCGGCCCTGACCCGTCGAGCGCGTCGAAGCCGCGGATGGCGGCGGCGACCTGCGCGGCGGCCGTCTCGCCCTGCACCGGCACCGGCCAGAGGATGACATGGCTCGGACAACGGTCCTCGAGCCGGTGAAGGATGTCGCGGATGACCGCGCCGGTCGGGCTGGTGACCACCCCGATCACGCGCGGGAGATAGGGCAGCGGCTTCTTGCGCGCCTTGTCGAACAGCCCCTCGCCCTTCAGCGCCGCCTTGCGTTTTTCAAGCAGCGCCATCAGCGCGCCCTCGCCCGCCAGCTCCATCGAATTCACGACGATCTGGTATTTGGAGCGGCCGGGGTAGGTGGTGACCTTGCCCGAGGCGATGACTTCGGCGCCATCCTCGGGGGCGAAGGCGAGCCGCCCCGCCTGCCCCTTCCACAGCACCGCGTCGATGCAGGCGTCCTCGTCCTTCAGCGTGAAATAGCAGTGGCCCGAGGCCGCGCGCTTCCAGCCCGAGATCTCGCCGCGCACGCGCACATGGCCGAAGCGGTCCTCCACAGTGCGCTTCAGCGCGCGGGAAAGTTCGCCCACACCCTGCGCGGGCGAATTGTCGCCGGGGCTTTCGGACGCTAACAGGCCGGAAACGGGTGGCTTGGAGGCGATGATGAAGATCCTGCTCTTGGGTTCGGGTGGACGCGAAGATGCGCTGGCGTGGCGACTTTCGCAATGCGGCTCTTGCGAGGAACTGCATGTCGCGCCGGGCAATCCCGGCATGGCGCGCTGGGCCGACGAGGTCCACAGCCTCGACCTCGGCGACATCGACGGCACGGTCCGGCTGGCCCACGGGCTCGGCGCCGACCTCGTCGTCGTCGGCCCCGAGGCGCCGCTGGTCGCCGGCCTTGCCGACAAGCTCGAGGCGGCGGGCATCCCCTGCTTCGGCCCCGGCAAGGGCGCGGCCATGCTCGAGGGATCGAAGAGCTTCACCAAGCGCATCTGCGACGATGCGGGCATCCCCACCGCCGCTTATGAGGAAACCGCCAGCGTCGAGGCCGGCCTTGCCGCGATCGAGCGCTTCGGCGTGCCCGTCGTGGTCAAGGCCGACGGCCTCGCCGCGGGCAAGGGCGTGACCGTCGCCATGACCCGCGAGGAAGCCGAGGAGGCGGTGCGCGAGGCGGGCGATGCGCCGCTGGTGATCGAGGAATTCCTCGAGGGCGAGGAAGCGAGCCTGTTCGCCCTGTGCGACGGGGAGAGCGTGCAGTTCCTCGCCTCGGCACAAGACCACAAGCGCGTCGGCGAGGGCGACACCGGGCCCAATACGGGCGGCATGGGTGCCTATAGCCCCGCCCCCGTCCTCACCGACGACCTCGCCGACCGCGCGATGCGCGAGATCGTCGCGCCGACCGCCAAATGGCTGAGCGAGCAGGGCATGGCCTATCGCGGCGTTCTCTATGCCGGCCTCATGCTGACCAAGGACGGCCCCAAGCTGATCGAATATAATGTCCGCTTCGGCGATCCCGAATGCCAGGCGATCATGCCGCGCATCGCGGGCGACCTTGCAAAGGCGCTGCACGCGGTGGCGTCCGGCGGGCTCGAGAAGGCCGAGCCGCTGGCGCTCGAGGAGGCGCATGTGATGACCGTCGTGGTGGCCTCGAAGGGCTATCCGGCGGGCTCGACCAAGGGCGGCGCGATCAACGGCATCGAGGCGGCCGAGGAGGATGGCGCGATCGTCTTCCAGGCGGGCACCGCGCGTGCCGACGACGGCCAGCTGGTCGCTGCGGGCGGGCGCGTGCTCAACGTCACCGGCGCGGGCGAGAGCCTCGAGGATGCGCGCGATGCGGCCTATGCGGCGCTCGAGAAGATCGACTTTGCCGACGGTTTCCACCGCTCCGACATCGGCTGGCGCGAGTTGGGCCGGGATGGCTGATTGCCGCCCCTTGCCAGCCCCTCGCGGGCCGTGGCACAGCGGTCGGCGATGAAGCCGCGCCTCGTCCTCCTTCTCGGCATCGCCCTCGTGGTGGTCGCCACTGCCCTGTGGCACGGGCCCGCCGGCCAGGCGGCGGCGCGCTATACCTTCGAGACCGAGGAACTCGCGCGGCGCAATCTCGACTATTACGAGATGCCGCACATCACGCCCTTCGTCGAGCGCGAGCCGTTGACGCGGCGGCTGTGGCTGGCGGGAGAGGCCAATGACTTCCAGCGCGAGGAACTGGCGCGCATCCTGTCGGGCCTGCCGCAGGTCGAGGACGTGCAATGGATCGTTCCGGACGGTCCGCGCGTCGTCGAGGGCACACCGCTATTGCCGCTCGTCATCGAGGTCGAGCTGGCGGGGCTCGCCGCCTTCGGGGCGGGCCTGTTGATCGCCTTCTTCCTGTTCGGTCGCCCCCGCGACCCCTATCGTTTCGAGATCTGAGGAGCATTTCCATGGACACGCTCATCCAAACCTACTGGCCGGTGATCGTCATCGCGCTGGTCGTCGGCATCATCGCCGGCTGGCTCATCTTCCGCCCCAAGCAGCGCGTCACCCTGTCGGATGACAGCGCGCCCAAGCGCCCGCATATGCAAGCGGCCGAGACCAAGGGGACGATCATCGCCGACGGGCGCTCGAAGGAAGGCCGCACGGTGGTCGACGAGGCCGCCGCGGGGCTGACCGACGTGACCGGCCAGTTCATGCAGGCCGAGGTGCACGAGCAGTTGCCCGGCGCGACCGGCGAGCCCGACGATCTTCGCAAGCTGAAGGGCGTGGGCCCCAAGCTGGCGACCGCATTGAACGATCTCGGCATCGTGCGCTACGACCAGCTCGCCAAGCTCACCCCCGCCCAGCTCGAGAAGATCGACGAGCATCTCGGCAGCTTCAAGGGCCGCCTTCAGCGCGACCGCGTGGTCGAGCAGGCCGACTATCTCGCGCGCGGCGACATGGACGGTTACCGCACGAAGTTCGGCAACCTTTAGGGGCCGAAACTTCTAAGGTTCAGGACGCCGCCGGAGCTTTCCGGCGGCGTTTTTTCTGGCGCGCGGCGATGAGCTTGTCGATCTTGCGCCCGTCCATATCGACGATCTCGAAGACCCAGCCCTGGAAGGCGAATTTCTCTCCTTCCTCGGGGAGGCGGCGCAGCACCGCCAGCGCGAGCCCCGCGGCGGTCGAATAGTCGCGGTCCTCGTCGAGCTTGAGGCCCAGCTTCTCGACGAGGATCTCCGCATTGGCGGTGCCCGAGACAAGCCACGAGCCGTCCTCGCGGGCGCGCACGGGCTCTTCCTCGTCCTCGTCGTTGCGGAAGCTGCCGGCGAGCGCGATGAGGATGGAGCCGGGCGTCACGATGCCGTCGAGATGGCCATATTCGTCGTGGACGAGCGCGAGCGGCACCTCGGCCTCGCGCAGCACGTCCAATGCGTCCATCGCGTCCATGAGGTCGGGGATGATCGGCGCGGGGCGCGCGAGCGCGGTGAGGTCGAGCGCCTGCCCGTCGAGCATGGCGTCGAGGAGGTCACGCGCGCTGACGATCCCGACGATATCGTCGACCGAGCCATTGGCGACCGGCAGGCGGCTGTGCGGGGTGTTGGACAGCTCCTCGCGGATGTCGGCCACGCTGGCGTCGGCGGCGAGCCAGTCGATCTCGGTGCGCGGGGTCATGATCTCGCGCACGGGGCGGTCGGCAAGGCGCACGACCGAGGAGATGATCGCGCGCTCGGATTCCTCGAGCACGCCTGCCGATTGCGCCTCGGCGACGACGAGGTGGAGTTCCTCGGCGGTGACCGCCTGGTCGTTCTCGCGGTTCATCCCGGCGAGCTTGAAGATGAGCGCGCTGGTCTTGTCGAGGATCCAGACGAGCGGCGCGGTGATGCGGCTGAGGCTCGCCATCGGGCGCGACAGCATGGCGGCGATGGGCTCGGGGTTCCTGAGCGCGATCTGCTTGGGGACGAGTTCGCCGATGACGAGGCTGACATAGGTGGTCAGCACGATGACCAGCCCGAAGCCGACGCTGTCGGCGGTGGCCCCCGCCATCCCCAGCAGCTCGAGCCGCTGCGCCACGGGTTCGCCGAAGGTCGCGCCCGAATAGGCACCCGCGAGGATGCCGATGAGGGTGATGCCGATCTGGACGGTCGAGAGGAAGCGGCCGGGTTCGCTGGCGAGGTCGAGCGCGCGCGCCGCGCCGCTCGAGCCCTGCTCGGCCATCGAGCGTAGCCGCGAGGGGCGCGCCGAGACGATCGCCAGTTCGCTCATCGCGAGCACGCCGTTGAGCCCGATCAGCGCGAGCAGCACGAAAAGGTCGAGAACAGGAAAGGGTTCGGGCGAAATCATGGTCGTTATCGTCATTCCTTTGGCGGCTTAACGGTGATCCGACAAGTTCGCGCGTTCAGTTGAGGTTCCGAAACGTTTCGTAAAGGGCACGGATGGAACCAAGGAGGGGGGAGGCTCTTTCTTCCTCCGATATTTGAGTTTCCAAGGGAGTTTTTCAATGAAAATGACGCACAAGATGACCGCGATCGCCGTCGTGGCGGGTCTCGGGACCGCGGCCTGCACGACCGATGCGATGACCGGCAACAAGCGCGTGTCGACCGAAGCCGCGATCGGCACCGGCGCCGGCGCCGTGCTCGGTTACCTCCTCGGCGACATCATCGGCGGCAAGAACGATCGTACCGCCAAGATCATCGGCGCGGGTGTCGGTGCGGTCGCCGGCGGCGCCGTCGGCGCCTACATGGACAAGCAGGAGCAGGACCTGAAGCGCGCCACCGCGGGCACCGGCGTCGATGTCATCCGCGACGGCGACGAGCTCCTCCTCCGCATGCCCTCGGGCATCACCTTCCCGACCGACAGCTACTCGATCCAGCCCGAGTTCCGCACGACGCTGAACGAGGTGGCGAACACGCTGAAGACCTATGATTCGACCTATATCGACGTCATGGGCCACACCGATTCGACCGGTTCGGACAGCTACAACCAGACGCTGTCGGTGAACCGTGCCAATGCGGTCGCCGACTATCTCGCCATGCAGGGCGTGCAGCGCGCGCGCATGGCCACCGTCGGCTATGGCGAATCGCAGCCGATCGCCGACAATTCGACCGAATATGGCCGCGCGCAGAACCGCCGCGTGGAAATCAAGGTCGTCCCGGTGACCCAGAATGACGTGAACGCCGCGGGCTACTAAGCCCCGGCGCGATCGTTCGCGAATGATGAGGCCCTCGTTCCTTCGGGAACGGGGGCCTTTTCCTTATGCGCTATCGCCGCTCGGCGAAGAAGGCGCGCAGCATGGCGGCGGCCTCCTCCTCGCCCAGCCCCGCCAGCACCTCGGGGCGGTGGTGGCAGGTCGGCTGGCCGAACAGGCGCGGGCCATGGGCGACGGCGCCGCCCTTGGGATCCTCGGCGGCATAGGTGAGCCGTTCGATGCGGGCCAGCGCGATGGCGCCCGCACACATGGCGCAGGGCTCGAGGCTCACATAGAGATGGCAACCGACGAGCCGCTCGCTGCCGAGCGCCTTCGCGGCGGCGCGGATCGCGACCATCTCGGCATGGGCCGAGGGGTCGGCGTCGCGGCGCATGCGGTTCTCGCCCTCGGCCAGCAGCTTGCCCGCGGCATCGGTGACGACCGCGCCGACGGGCACCTCGCCTGCCGCTGCGGCAGCGGCGGCAAGGTCGAGCGCACGGCGCATCGGGGCGGGGAGCGGAAAGGCGGTCATCGCCTCCCCCGCTAGCGCGAGATCGAGGGGATTGTCACGCCTCAGGAGGCGGCAGGGAAGGTCCCGGCCGGCGCGGCGTCGCGCTCGGCGCTGCCGGTCTCGGGCTCGTCGGCAGCAGCCTCGGTATCGGCCATCCGTTCGGTCGCCGTTCCGACAGGCGGCTCCGGTGCGCCGGGGGAGCGGGTGCCCGCCTCGACTTCGAAGCCCGGGCCCTGGTCACGCATGTCGGCGACCCCGTTGTCGATGGTCGGCGTGGCGGCGCGGATCCGCTCGTTACTGCCACCGATGAAACCGAAGCCGACCGCGATGATGGCGGCGACAAGGATCAGCAAGATGATAGCGACAAGGGCGCGCACGGCTTTCTCCTCCGGTGGATGGGTCACGTCAAAAACGTCAAAATCGCGAGTCGGGTTGCCGACACTGGTGGAAACGGTCGGCGAATCGGTTGACCTTCGCGACAGGTCGGGCTAGGTGGCAGCGCTTTCCGGGACCGGTGCGGTCCCCAACCGACACAGGACGAAGATTATGTCGCGCGTCTGCGAACTGACCGGCAAGGGCCGGCAGGTGGGCAACAACGTTTCCCACGCCAACAACAAGACCAAGCGGGTTTTCCTTCCGAACCTGCAGAACGTCACGCTTCTGAGCGAGACCCTCGACCGCCGCGTCAAGCTGCGCGTGTCGACCCACGGTCTGCGCTCGGTCGAGCACAATGGCGGTCTCGACAACTGGCTCCTCAAGACCAACAGCGACAAGCTGTCGGCCAAGGCTGCCAAGCTCAAGAAGGAAGTCGCCAAGGCGAAGGCCGCGCAGGCCTAAGCTTTCGCGTCTGACCGGTCGCGTCCGCGGGCGCGATCCGACTAGCCGAACGGCCACCCATCAGGCGGGACATCGTACCGGACCAGCAAGGTCCGCTGCGGTGCCCGCCCGTTGTCGTCCGTCACCAGCCAGACATGATAGCCGTCATCCGCCGCCGCGCTGATGGCGATTCCCTCGGCATTGTCGAGAATGCCGAGCCCGAGCGGCTGCGGGTCCGAGACAAGGAGCCCGCCTTCCGCGACCTCGAGCCGCGCTACCGTCGCGCGCAGCCCGAAGATCGAGATGCCGCGTTCGAGCAGCAGCCCGTCATCGCGCCCAGGCCAGCGCGCCGCGCCGGTCGGCATGAGGCTCGTGCCAGTGATGGCGACGGGTTCGAACCGCCCGCCGGCGAAGCGCAGGGCGCGCTCGCCGTCCTCGCCGATGACGTAAAAGCTGTTGCGCGCGGCGAACATCGCCTCGGCGCCGCGATTGTCGTCGGCAAAGCCCGGCAGCGGTTCGAGATGCTCGACCTGCGCATCGCGCACGAGGAGGCGGGCATAGCCCTCGAAGGTGACGACCAGCCGGTCACGGTCGATGGCGATTGCCTCGGCATCCGATGGCCAGCCGATGGCGGTGAGCGGGAAGCGGACGAGCCGCGCGCGCCGCTGGTCCGGTGCGGGCGGCTCCATTTCGACGCCGATACCGAGATCGCTGAGGATGACGAGCTGGCCATCGGGCGCGATATCGAGTCCCGACCATCCCGAGGCCGCGAGGGCGCCCGGCGCCACGTGCCATGCCGCGCCGACCCGCCAGCCGGGCGGCAGGTCGTCGCCGAGGGCCGCAGGCGAAAGCGAGCGATCGATGTCGCCCTCGCGCAGCGGCGGTGTCCACCCCCAAAAGAGGTCGTGGCGCAAGTCGAACTGCATGATGGCGGCAAACAAGAGGCCGGCACCGAGGAGCCTGAACGGTAGCTGCATCGGCTATTCAGTCCCCGTCAGGCGCGAATCATGCATAAGTGTTTGCAGAGACAGGGTTTCCCCCCTTTTCCCTGTCCCATTATCCCTCGCGTCGCGTATCGAGGGTGGGCCCGGACGGCTGCTACCGTCCGGGCCCGTTTCATGTTCAGCGCATCTCGACATCGAAGAGCCCGGCGAGCTGGTCCATCAGCGCGCCGCCCAGCTGCTCGGCATCCATGATGGTGACCGCGCGCTTGTAGTAGCGCGTGACGTCATGGCCGATGCCGATGGCGGCCAGTTCGACGGGCGATTTCGTCTCGACCCAGTCGATGACCTGCCTGAGGTGCGTCTCGAGATAGGCGCCCGAATTGGCCGAGCCGGTCGAATCGTCGACCGGCGCCCCGTCCGAGATGACGATCAGCAACCGGCGCTCCTCGGCGCGCGCGATCAGTCGCTGGTGCGCCCAGATCAGCGCCTCGCCGTCGATATTCTCCTTCAAGAGTCCCTCGCGCATCATCAGGCCCAGCGGGCGGCGGGCGTGGCGATAGGGTTCGTCGGCCTGCTTGTAGATGATATGGCGAAGGTCGTTGAGGCGCCCCGGCTGCGGCGGGCAACCCGCCGCGCGCCAGTCCTCTCGGCTGAGACCGCCCTTCCACGCGCGGGTGGTGAAGCCGAGGATCTCGCTCTTCACCCCGCATCGCTCGAGGGTGCGCGCCAGCACGTCGGCGCAGATGGCCGCGATCGAAATGGGGCGCCCGCGCATCGAGCCCGAATTGTCGATGAGCAGGCTGACGACCGTGTCCTTGAACTCGGTATCGCGCTCGATCTTGTAGCTTAAGGAATGGGTCGGCGAGACGACGACGCGGGCGAGCCGCGCGGCATCGAGCAGGCCTTCCTCCTGGTCGAAGTCCCAGCTCCTCGCCTGCTGCGCCATGAGCTTGCGCTGGAGGCGGTTGGCGAGCCGCGTGACGACGCCCGCCAGCCCCGCCACCTGTCCGTCGAGATAGGTGCGCAGGCGATCGAGTTCGTCGGCGTCGCACAATTCCTCGGCATGGACGATCTCGTCATGCGCAGTGGTGAAGACCTTGTAGCCCTCGCGCGGGGCCTCGGCCCAGTCGGGGCGGCGGCCCTGCCGCGGCTCGTGCGCGGCGTCCGAATCCTCGCCCGTCTCGGGAATGTCGGCATCGTCCATCTCGGCCGAGCCGTCATCCTCGCCTTCCTGTTCCTCGGGCCGCTGTTCGGGCTCGCCTTGGTCCTTTGAGGCGTCGTCTTCTTCCTCACTGTCCTCGCCGTCGTCGCCGCCTTCCTCGGGGGGCTGTTCGTCCTCTCCCTCGTCGGGATCCTCGGCCTCGCCGTCCATGTCCTCCTCAAGGTCGAAGTCGAGGTCGGCGAGCACCTTGCGGATGAGCGCGGCATAGGCGTCCTGATCGTCCAATGCGTCGGCCAGCGCATCGAGGCTGTCGCCGGCCTTGGCCTCGACCGTCTCGCGGACGAGGTCGAGCTTGCGCTGGACGGCCTGCGAGGGCGGCTCGCCCGTCAACCGCTGGCGAGCCATGAGGCCGACCGCGATCTCGAGCGGCACCTCCTCTGGCGAGCGCGCGCGCATCAGCGGCGACACGCGCACGCGCGCTTCGGCATGCGCCTTGAGATTGCCCTTCACCCCCGGAAACTCGCGCCCGCCCAGCGCCTCGACGCGGGCGGTCTCGAGCGCATCGTAGAGCGCGCGCGCCTCGACATCGGCGGGGGCGCGCCGCAAATGCGCGGGTTCGTCGTGGAAGCGGTGCCGGAGCGCCAGCGCATCGGCGGCGCCGCGTGCCTCGGCGACCAGCGCGGGCGCGAGGTCGCGGCCCGGCGAGGGGATGCGCCCCTCCCCGCTCTTTCCCTGCTCGGCAAAGGCGACCTCGAGCGTCTCGTCACGGGCAAGCGCCCGCGCCGCGCCGGTCAGCGCGCGGCGGAACAGGTCGAGATTGTCGGGCTCGGGCATCAGCCCGCGCGGCTCGCCACGCTCTCGGGCAGGTCCTCACCGAAGACGCGCTGGTAATATTCGGCGATCACCGGACGCTCGGCCTCGTCGCACTTGTTGAGGAAGGAGACGCGGAAGGCATAGCCGACATCGCCGAAGATAAGCGCATTCTGCGCCCAGCTGATGACGGTACGCGGGCTCATGACGGTCGAGATGTCACCGTTGATGAAGCCCTGGCGCGACAGGTCGGCGACCTTGATCATCTGCTCGACGGTCTTCTTGCCCTCGGGCTTGTCATATTCGCCCGACTTGGCCAGCACGATGCGCGCCTCGGTCTCGGCGGGGAGATAGTTCAGGGTGGTGACGATGTTCCAGCGGTCCATCTGGCCCTGGTTGATCGCCTGCGTGCCATGATAGAGGCCGGTGGTGTCGCCGAGGCCGACCGTGTTGGTCGTCGCGAACAGGCGGAACCAGGGGTTCGGCTTGATGACGCGGTTCTGGTCGAGGAGCGTCAGCTTGCCTTCCGTCTCCAGCACGCGCTGGATGACGAACATGACGTCGGGGCGGCCGGCGTCATATTCGTCGAAGACGAGCGCGACGGGGTGCTGGAGGCACCAGGGCAGCAGCCCTTCCTTGAACTCGGTGACCTGCTGGCCGTCCTTGAGGACGATGGCATCGCGGCCGACGAGGTCGATGCGGCTGATGTGCGCATCGAGGTTGATGCGGATGAGCGGCCAGTTGAGGCGCGCGGCGACCTGTTCGATGTGGGTCGACTTGCCCGTGCCGTGATAGCCCTGGACCATGACGCGGCGGTCATGCGCGAAGCCCGCGAGGATCGCGATCGTCGTGTCGGGATCGAACACATAGGCGGGGTCCGCGTCGGGAACGCGGGGGTCGGCCTTGGAAAAAGCGGGGACCATCATGTCGCTGTCGATGCCGAAGGTGTCGCGGACGCTCACCTCCATGTCGGGGGCGGACAGGACCAGCTCTTCGGCGGTGTCGATGGGCGCGTTCATCGGATCGTTCATGGGGGTGGACTTAGGGGTTCGGGCCCGATCCGACAACAATGGTCTTTCGGGAGGTGGTCGCGCGATAGGCCCGACTCCGCCGACGCTGCTATGGCCTCATTAGCAACAGGGAGACGATCATGGCCTATGTCGACGGTTTCCTCATTCCCGTTCCGAAGGACAAGCTGGATGCCTATCGCGCCACCGCCAAACGGATGGCGCCGCTGTTCAAGCAGTGGGGCGCGCTACGCGTCGTCGAGACGATCGAGGATGATTGCCCCAAGGGCGAGCGGAACGACTTCCACACCGCCGTTCTGGCCGAAGCAGGAGAAGTCACCGTCTTCAGCTGGACCGAGTGGCCCGACCGCGACACGCGCAATGCAGCGTGGGGGAAGATGGAAGAGCATATGAAGGCGCATCCCGAGCTGATGGACATGCCCTTCGACGGCAAGCGCATGATCTACGGCGGCTTTATGCCCCTGCTCGACACCGAGGCGTGACGGCACAAGCGCCAGCTAGGCAGGCAGCGAGCGCCTCGCTTATGCTGGTGCCATGCCGGTCGAAGCCGTCCGCCAGCGCCTGATCGCCCATGTCCGCTCGGTCTTCAACGAGCGGGGGCAGCAGC harbors:
- the cobT gene encoding cobaltochelatase subunit CobT; the encoded protein is MPEPDNLDLFRRALTGAARALARDETLEVAFAEQGKSGEGRIPSPGRDLAPALVAEARGAADALALRHRFHDEPAHLRRAPADVEARALYDALETARVEALGGREFPGVKGNLKAHAEARVRVSPLMRARSPEEVPLEIAVGLMARQRLTGEPPSQAVQRKLDLVRETVEAKAGDSLDALADALDDQDAYAALIRKVLADLDFDLEEDMDGEAEDPDEGEDEQPPEEGGDDGEDSEEEDDASKDQGEPEQRPEEQEGEDDGSAEMDDADIPETGEDSDAAHEPRQGRRPDWAEAPREGYKVFTTAHDEIVHAEELCDADELDRLRTYLDGQVAGLAGVVTRLANRLQRKLMAQQARSWDFDQEEGLLDAARLARVVVSPTHSLSYKIERDTEFKDTVVSLLIDNSGSMRGRPISIAAICADVLARTLERCGVKSEILGFTTRAWKGGLSREDWRAAGCPPQPGRLNDLRHIIYKQADEPYRHARRPLGLMMREGLLKENIDGEALIWAHQRLIARAEERRLLIVISDGAPVDDSTGSANSGAYLETHLRQVIDWVETKSPVELAAIGIGHDVTRYYKRAVTIMDAEQLGGALMDQLAGLFDVEMR
- the rpmB gene encoding 50S ribosomal protein L28 — encoded protein: MSRVCELTGKGRQVGNNVSHANNKTKRVFLPNLQNVTLLSETLDRRVKLRVSTHGLRSVEHNGGLDNWLLKTNSDKLSAKAAKLKKEVAKAKAAQA
- the xseA gene encoding exodeoxyribonuclease VII large subunit — translated: MIASKPPVSGLLASESPGDNSPAQGVGELSRALKRTVEDRFGHVRVRGEISGWKRAASGHCYFTLKDEDACIDAVLWKGQAGRLAFAPEDGAEVIASGKVTTYPGRSKYQIVVNSMELAGEGALMALLEKRKAALKGEGLFDKARKKPLPYLPRVIGVVTSPTGAVIRDILHRLEDRCPSHVILWPVPVQGETAAAQVAAAIRGFDALDGSGPVPRPDLLIVARGGGSIEDLWAFNEEVVVRAAADCSIPLISAVGHETDVTLIDHAADKRAPTPTAAAEMAVPVLAELKGWLGELDRRMNERMARTLRERGERVAGLAERLPTARRLTDLPQRRLAEAARGLRSGLVMQAQAAAARLSAVASRQQPAVLDRRVVAGQERVTAAGERLANGLREGARRGQARLDQQGERALAGLRQHYRREEARSRSILARLRPEPIERRLDDLSQRLDAAWSMARLAHPDGPLERGFVRVMAGDDVVTGVEVARRAGTLDLVFHDGRLAVVPAGEGAPPARRPVAKRARKPYLAPDQGGLFDARDDNGD
- the purD gene encoding phosphoribosylamine--glycine ligase, which encodes MKILLLGSGGREDALAWRLSQCGSCEELHVAPGNPGMARWADEVHSLDLGDIDGTVRLAHGLGADLVVVGPEAPLVAGLADKLEAAGIPCFGPGKGAAMLEGSKSFTKRICDDAGIPTAAYEETASVEAGLAAIERFGVPVVVKADGLAAGKGVTVAMTREEAEEAVREAGDAPLVIEEFLEGEEASLFALCDGESVQFLASAQDHKRVGEGDTGPNTGGMGAYSPAPVLTDDLADRAMREIVAPTAKWLSEQGMAYRGVLYAGLMLTKDGPKLIEYNVRFGDPECQAIMPRIAGDLAKALHAVASGGLEKAEPLALEEAHVMTVVVASKGYPAGSTKGGAINGIEAAEEDGAIVFQAGTARADDGQLVAAGGRVLNVTGAGESLEDARDAAYAALEKIDFADGFHRSDIGWRELGRDG
- the cobS gene encoding cobaltochelatase subunit CobS; its protein translation is MNDPMNAPIDTAEELVLSAPDMEVSVRDTFGIDSDMMVPAFSKADPRVPDADPAYVFDPDTTIAILAGFAHDRRVMVQGYHGTGKSTHIEQVAARLNWPLIRINLDAHISRIDLVGRDAIVLKDGQQVTEFKEGLLPWCLQHPVALVFDEYDAGRPDVMFVIQRVLETEGKLTLLDQNRVIKPNPWFRLFATTNTVGLGDTTGLYHGTQAINQGQMDRWNIVTTLNYLPAETEARIVLAKSGEYDKPEGKKTVEQMIKVADLSRQGFINGDISTVMSPRTVISWAQNALIFGDVGYAFRVSFLNKCDEAERPVIAEYYQRVFGEDLPESVASRAG
- a CDS encoding DUF2093 domain-containing protein, whose translation is MLLGGGREARLHYDDATFRLIAHGTFVRCAVTGSRIPLAELKYWSVERQEAYVDAHASLEAERRARGGTIG
- a CDS encoding nucleoside deaminase, which encodes MTAFPLPAPMRRALDLAAAAAAAGEVPVGAVVTDAAGKLLAEGENRMRRDADPSAHAEMVAIRAAAKALGSERLVGCHLYVSLEPCAMCAGAIALARIERLTYAAEDPKGGAVAHGPRLFGQPTCHHRPEVLAGLGEEEAAAMLRAFFAERR
- a CDS encoding hemolysin family protein, whose amino-acid sequence is MISPEPFPVLDLFVLLALIGLNGVLAMSELAIVSARPSRLRSMAEQGSSGAARALDLASEPGRFLSTVQIGITLIGILAGAYSGATFGEPVAQRLELLGMAGATADSVGFGLVIVLTTYVSLVIGELVPKQIALRNPEPIAAMLSRPMASLSRITAPLVWILDKTSALIFKLAGMNRENDQAVTAEELHLVVAEAQSAGVLEESERAIISSVVRLADRPVREIMTPRTEIDWLAADASVADIREELSNTPHSRLPVANGSVDDIVGIVSARDLLDAMLDGQALDLTALARPAPIIPDLMDAMDALDVLREAEVPLALVHDEYGHLDGIVTPGSILIALAGSFRNDEDEEEPVRAREDGSWLVSGTANAEILVEKLGLKLDEDRDYSTAAGLALAVLRRLPEEGEKFAFQGWVFEIVDMDGRKIDKLIAARQKKRRRKAPAAS
- a CDS encoding OmpA family protein, whose amino-acid sequence is MKMTHKMTAIAVVAGLGTAACTTDAMTGNKRVSTEAAIGTGAGAVLGYLLGDIIGGKNDRTAKIIGAGVGAVAGGAVGAYMDKQEQDLKRATAGTGVDVIRDGDELLLRMPSGITFPTDSYSIQPEFRTTLNEVANTLKTYDSTYIDVMGHTDSTGSDSYNQTLSVNRANAVADYLAMQGVQRARMATVGYGESQPIADNSTEYGRAQNRRVEIKVVPVTQNDVNAAGY
- a CDS encoding esterase-like activity of phytase family protein, producing MQLPFRLLGAGLLFAAIMQFDLRHDLFWGWTPPLREGDIDRSLSPAALGDDLPPGWRVGAAWHVAPGALAASGWSGLDIAPDGQLVILSDLGIGVEMEPPAPDQRRARLVRFPLTAIGWPSDAEAIAIDRDRLVVTFEGYARLLVRDAQVEHLEPLPGFADDNRGAEAMFAARNSFYVIGEDGERALRFAGGRFEPVAITGTSLMPTGAARWPGRDDGLLLERGISIFGLRATVARLEVAEGGLLVSDPQPLGLGILDNAEGIAISAAADDGYHVWLVTDDNGRAPQRTLLVRYDVPPDGWPFG